The uncultured Roseibium sp. genome contains a region encoding:
- a CDS encoding serine hydrolase domain-containing protein gives MTDQTKTPFDCRPVEDWLESERVAGRLSGGVMEIRQAGATVFSSTFGTKDTEGTPVTADTAYWIASMTKPIVSVAAMRLVEQGHFGLSDPVRDFIPGFGENGVLSDDGTIVDAVRPPVIRDLMTHVSGVTYGQFGNETIHGRYLEKKVYDFFSDNARMAARLSELPLLHQPGTVFEYGMSTDLLGRVIEVVTGTALDRALRDLVLDPLAMDDTAFLPDPVRIAVLPPSPTQRALAPPLTPEQTWFSGGGGLCSTVPDYMRFAEMLRQGGALEDVRLLRSETLTTMLRDQLPADVGYGSYTGGLGITAPTPENGLGFGLGFAVRTGRRDHLPGGLGEFLWPGVSGANFWVDPENDLITVFLTHAPEHRGQHRIGLRNAVYAGLKQD, from the coding sequence ATGACCGATCAGACAAAGACGCCCTTCGACTGCCGCCCGGTCGAAGACTGGCTTGAGAGCGAGCGGGTGGCCGGCCGGTTGAGCGGCGGCGTCATGGAAATCCGTCAGGCGGGCGCGACCGTATTCTCCAGCACCTTCGGTACAAAGGACACCGAAGGAACACCGGTCACCGCCGATACCGCCTACTGGATCGCCTCCATGACCAAGCCGATCGTTTCGGTGGCGGCGATGAGGCTCGTCGAACAAGGGCACTTCGGCCTGAGCGACCCGGTCCGCGACTTCATTCCGGGCTTCGGCGAGAACGGCGTCCTGAGTGACGACGGCACCATTGTCGATGCCGTGAGGCCACCGGTGATCCGGGATCTGATGACCCATGTTTCCGGCGTCACCTACGGCCAGTTCGGCAATGAGACCATCCATGGCCGTTACCTGGAGAAAAAGGTCTACGACTTCTTTTCAGACAATGCCCGAATGGCGGCACGTTTGTCCGAGTTGCCCCTGTTGCACCAGCCGGGCACGGTGTTCGAATACGGCATGTCGACGGACCTTCTCGGGCGTGTGATCGAAGTCGTGACCGGCACGGCGCTGGACCGCGCTCTGCGGGACCTCGTGCTCGATCCGCTTGCCATGGACGATACGGCGTTCCTTCCCGACCCGGTCAGGATCGCGGTCCTTCCGCCCTCCCCGACGCAACGGGCCCTTGCCCCGCCTCTCACGCCCGAGCAGACGTGGTTCTCGGGCGGCGGCGGTCTGTGTTCGACGGTGCCCGATTACATGCGTTTTGCCGAGATGCTCCGGCAAGGCGGTGCCCTGGAGGACGTGCGCCTGCTGCGTTCGGAAACGTTGACCACCATGCTGCGGGACCAGCTTCCCGCGGATGTCGGCTACGGCTCCTACACCGGTGGCCTCGGCATCACCGCGCCCACACCTGAAAACGGCCTCGGGTTCGGACTCGGCTTCGCGGTCAGGACCGGACGACGCGACCATCTGCCCGGCGGTTTGGGAGAATTCCTGTGGCCGGGAGTGTCCGGCGCCAATTTCTGGGTGGACCCGGAAAACGATCTGATCACAGTGTTTCTGACCCATGCCCCGGAACACCGGGGGCAACACCGGATCGGTTTGCGAAACGCCGTTTATGCCGGACTGAAACAGGACTGA
- a CDS encoding PDR/VanB family oxidoreductase produces the protein MKNLIDWRKARVASVTDVASDVRRLVFDVEGGLPAFDAGSHTNIKVTIGGKPAIRTYTCLPAGQGRLSIAVKLHEQSRGGSKYIFTLEPGMDVEVTVPENRFELSWRASEYLLLAGGIGVTPIYGMAKALAKQGATVRMHYAAKNRAAMPFVDELSEVLGESLSLYCSDDGQHIDLEREIATLPADGELYVCGPLGMLEAVKAAWAASGRPVSRLRYEVFGDNGKFAENTFQVDVLNKNITVTVPPDKTLLAALTDAGVEMIYDCQRGECGLCAVDIVEADADVDHRDVFFSEEEKRESRKMCSCVSRLTEGHAVIDIGYRA, from the coding sequence ATGAAGAATCTCATTGATTGGCGCAAGGCCCGGGTCGCGTCCGTGACGGACGTGGCGAGCGACGTACGCCGGCTGGTGTTCGATGTCGAGGGCGGTTTGCCTGCCTTCGATGCGGGCTCGCACACCAACATCAAGGTGACGATCGGCGGAAAGCCGGCGATCAGAACTTACACCTGCCTTCCTGCCGGTCAGGGCCGGCTTTCGATCGCGGTGAAGCTGCACGAACAAAGCCGCGGCGGATCGAAGTATATCTTTACCCTTGAGCCGGGGATGGACGTCGAAGTCACGGTGCCGGAAAACCGGTTCGAACTGTCCTGGCGGGCCAGCGAATACCTGCTGCTCGCCGGCGGGATTGGCGTGACACCGATTTACGGCATGGCCAAGGCATTGGCGAAGCAGGGCGCGACGGTGCGGATGCACTACGCCGCAAAGAACCGCGCCGCGATGCCGTTCGTCGACGAGCTTTCGGAGGTCCTCGGCGAAAGCCTGTCGCTTTATTGCTCCGATGACGGTCAGCACATCGATCTGGAACGGGAAATCGCAACCCTTCCCGCCGATGGCGAGCTTTATGTCTGCGGGCCGCTGGGCATGCTCGAAGCCGTCAAGGCGGCCTGGGCGGCATCCGGTCGTCCGGTCAGCCGCCTGCGCTACGAGGTCTTCGGTGACAATGGAAAGTTTGCCGAAAACACCTTCCAGGTCGATGTCCTCAACAAGAACATCACGGTGACCGTGCCGCCGGACAAGACGCTGCTGGCGGCCCTGACCGACGCCGGGGTCGAGATGATTTATGATTGCCAGCGCGGCGAGTGCGGCCTCTGCGCGGTCGATATCGTCGAAGCCGACGCCGATGTGGACCACCGTGACGTTTTCTTCTCCGAAGAGGAAAAGCGCGAGAGCCGCAAGATGTGCAGCTGTGTCTCGCGCCTGACCGAAGGCCACGCCGTCATCGATATCGGCTACCGCGCCTAA
- a CDS encoding TRAP transporter large permease has translation MSVATGFVGVLVLFLLLALRVPVALALIAVPVAGIAWLLGITPAIGILSSTPFSFVSNWTLSAVPMFLLMGFIAFHTGLTGGLFDAAKAVLRRIPGALAISSIFACSGFAAVCGSSLATAAAMGRIAIPEMIKSGYSASFASGSIAAGGTIGALIPPSILMIVYGVFAETSVTQVFVGGITIGILTAIAYSVVVLLTCWLRPDIAPPRPLDAHDIDTRKAVLEIWPVLVLMLIVFGGLFSGIFTATEAGAVGALGSILISVLTKRLTFGLFKTSMIETLMTASSLFIIGVGAAMFTRFLGLTGLTGFLASAVNGADLSYVELMLLIVVLYFVLGMFMEPFGAMLVTLPVLLPILKAESISLVWFGVLVVKLLEVGMITPPVGMNVFVIKNVAARYVTVMQIFKGVIPFLIVDLVVVAIVIAFPGLVLYLPSLMN, from the coding sequence ATGAGCGTCGCAACCGGCTTTGTGGGCGTCCTTGTCCTGTTCCTTCTGCTCGCGCTTCGGGTGCCTGTCGCCCTTGCTCTGATCGCGGTTCCCGTGGCAGGCATTGCCTGGCTTCTGGGTATCACGCCCGCCATCGGCATCCTGTCCTCGACGCCGTTCTCCTTCGTGTCCAACTGGACACTGTCCGCTGTGCCGATGTTCCTTCTGATGGGCTTCATCGCGTTTCACACCGGTCTGACCGGAGGGTTGTTCGATGCCGCCAAGGCGGTGTTGCGCCGAATACCGGGCGCTCTGGCTATCTCGTCGATTTTTGCCTGTTCGGGCTTTGCCGCCGTCTGCGGCTCGTCGCTCGCCACGGCTGCCGCCATGGGCCGGATCGCGATCCCCGAAATGATCAAGTCCGGCTATTCGGCCAGTTTCGCCAGCGGATCGATCGCCGCGGGCGGGACGATCGGAGCCCTGATCCCGCCGTCGATCCTGATGATCGTCTACGGTGTCTTTGCCGAAACGTCCGTGACCCAGGTTTTCGTCGGCGGCATTACCATCGGCATTCTGACCGCAATCGCCTATTCGGTCGTCGTGCTGCTGACCTGCTGGTTGAGGCCGGATATCGCGCCGCCGCGGCCGCTCGATGCCCATGATATCGACACGCGCAAGGCGGTGCTTGAGATCTGGCCGGTGCTGGTGCTGATGCTGATCGTCTTCGGTGGCCTGTTTTCCGGCATTTTTACGGCCACGGAAGCGGGGGCGGTCGGCGCACTCGGGTCGATCCTGATCTCGGTTCTGACGAAACGTCTGACGTTCGGCCTCTTCAAGACGTCGATGATCGAAACGCTGATGACCGCGTCATCGCTGTTCATTATCGGTGTCGGGGCAGCCATGTTCACCCGCTTTCTCGGACTGACCGGACTGACGGGCTTTCTGGCGAGCGCGGTCAATGGAGCCGATCTCAGCTATGTGGAACTGATGCTCCTCATCGTCGTGCTTTATTTCGTGCTGGGCATGTTCATGGAGCCCTTTGGCGCCATGTTGGTAACCCTCCCGGTGCTGCTGCCGATTCTGAAGGCGGAATCGATCAGCCTGGTCTGGTTCGGCGTTCTGGTGGTCAAGCTTCTCGAGGTCGGCATGATTACCCCGCCGGTCGGGATGAACGTGTTCGTCATCAAGAACGTTGCGGCCCGATATGTCACCGTGATGCAGATCTTCAAGGGCGTGATTCCGTTCCTGATCGTCGACCTGGTGGTCGTGGCCATCGTGATCGCGTTCCCCGGTCTCGTCCTCTACCTGCCGTCCCTGATGAATTGA
- a CDS encoding aromatic ring-hydroxylating dioxygenase subunit alpha — protein sequence MTGQTFPLNAWYAAAYDVEVGRSLLSRKICNKPLVLYRKENGEAVALADACWHRLVPLSGGELNGDNVICPYHGLEYDDSGRCVYMPSQETINPSACVKSYPIVEKHRFIWVWPGNPALADPSKVPDMHWNDDPDWAADGKHIHAKCDYRLVVDNLMDLTHETFVHGSSIGNRAVAEAPFETTHTDRKAKVTRWMVDIEAPPFWAAQLGQKDHVDRWQIINFEAPSTIVIEVGIAPTGTGAPEGDRSKGVDGRVLNTMTPETDTTCHYFWAFARNYDLKNQARTHQLREGVSGVFREDEAVLEAQQKAIEENPDHIFYNLNIDSGSMWARRLIDRMIDEEQAVRVAAE from the coding sequence ATGACCGGACAGACTTTCCCGCTGAATGCCTGGTACGCGGCTGCCTATGACGTTGAAGTCGGGCGCTCGCTTCTTTCACGTAAAATCTGCAATAAGCCTTTGGTTCTGTACAGGAAAGAGAACGGTGAGGCGGTTGCTCTTGCCGATGCTTGCTGGCACAGGCTCGTTCCGCTGTCCGGTGGCGAACTGAACGGCGACAATGTCATCTGCCCGTATCATGGGCTTGAATATGACGACAGCGGCCGGTGTGTATACATGCCGTCGCAGGAAACGATCAATCCGTCAGCCTGTGTCAAAAGTTACCCGATCGTCGAAAAGCATCGCTTCATCTGGGTCTGGCCGGGCAACCCGGCGCTGGCCGATCCGTCCAAGGTGCCGGACATGCACTGGAACGACGATCCCGACTGGGCCGCCGACGGCAAGCATATTCATGCCAAGTGCGATTACCGGCTCGTGGTCGATAACCTGATGGACCTGACCCATGAGACCTTCGTCCACGGCTCGTCCATCGGCAATCGCGCCGTCGCTGAAGCGCCGTTCGAGACTACCCATACCGACCGCAAGGCGAAGGTTACCCGCTGGATGGTCGACATCGAGGCCCCCCCGTTCTGGGCAGCTCAATTGGGCCAGAAAGATCATGTCGACCGCTGGCAGATCATCAATTTCGAAGCGCCGAGCACGATCGTTATCGAGGTCGGTATCGCTCCGACCGGGACGGGCGCACCGGAAGGCGACCGCTCCAAAGGCGTGGATGGTCGGGTGCTCAACACGATGACGCCGGAGACCGATACGACTTGCCACTATTTCTGGGCCTTTGCCCGCAACTACGACCTGAAGAACCAGGCCCGCACCCATCAGTTGCGCGAAGGCGTGTCTGGCGTGTTCCGGGAAGATGAGGCGGTTCTCGAGGCCCAGCAGAAGGCGATCGAGGAGAACCCCGATCACATCTTCTACAATCTCAACATCGATTCCGGTTCCATGTGGGCCCGCAGGCTGATCGATCGAATGATCGATGAAGAGCAGGCGGTTAGGGTCGCGGCCGAGTAA
- a CDS encoding TRAP transporter large permease subunit: protein MTIADGMVSGAHKPSTVSGLVTAGSRFLALFAVFAMLASVNFEVIGRSFFGHATIWVTEVSTYLVVVITFAGTAFVAGRDANVRVDLLLNRLSPAFQATVSKALAWLSVFIALVVLWKVTGFWAENYESGARSWSLLNTPLWIPQLSAVVGLSGLVVTLALSSASRSRAWGYGPVAAALLYVLLDGAGLIPGGLSPHRSILLLGGLTVLAAALCSGRCAASAVVLLAAPAVIVFLATKDMTLASKSAGMILVLFFLLFAGLPVVFSLFAIGISAMLFWLPPISLNYIGERAWQAVNTFELAAIPMFVMMGSVLVRSNASGEMFAATRLGMGRVRGGLAYASILASGIFAAVSGSSLATAATMGRVAGPEMMSEGYRPELAYGVLAAGGTLGILIPPSIAMIVYGPLAGVPVTELFMAGIVPGLLMIAAFALVVLVWTMVDGAAAPAGQGYTLRQKLAAFKGVMPFLVLMILVLGSLYAGVATPTEAGAVGVLGALGISLARGTLTWRAFIGSLEEAALATSFLLMIAVGSSVMGFAVDFLSMPQELVNVVKQMNLSDIGLFAAIVVLFLVLGMFVEPISMVLMTLPILLPVITAAGWDPLWFGIVLVMLVEIGLITPPVGMILYVLAGVSEQKVSLGTISIGTLPFVGAFLAMVFLLFAVPEFITFLPEMLR, encoded by the coding sequence ATGACGATTGCTGATGGCATGGTGTCGGGGGCGCATAAGCCCTCGACGGTCTCCGGCCTCGTGACCGCCGGCTCGCGCTTTCTGGCACTCTTCGCGGTTTTCGCGATGCTGGCGAGCGTGAATTTCGAGGTGATCGGCCGGAGTTTCTTCGGTCATGCAACCATCTGGGTAACGGAAGTCTCCACCTATCTGGTGGTCGTCATTACCTTCGCCGGCACGGCCTTCGTCGCCGGCCGGGACGCCAATGTACGGGTGGACCTGCTGCTCAACCGGCTGTCGCCGGCCTTCCAGGCGACTGTCTCGAAAGCGCTGGCCTGGCTTTCGGTTTTCATCGCCCTTGTGGTTCTCTGGAAAGTCACCGGGTTCTGGGCCGAAAACTACGAAAGCGGCGCGCGAAGCTGGAGCCTTCTCAACACGCCGCTCTGGATTCCCCAGCTTTCGGCGGTCGTCGGTCTGAGCGGGCTGGTTGTGACCCTCGCCTTGTCTTCGGCTTCCCGTTCCCGTGCCTGGGGCTATGGTCCGGTCGCGGCCGCCTTGCTTTACGTTCTTCTCGACGGGGCCGGCCTCATTCCCGGCGGCCTGTCGCCACACCGGTCTATTCTGCTGCTTGGCGGCCTGACGGTTCTTGCCGCTGCTCTCTGCTCCGGCCGTTGCGCGGCCTCTGCCGTCGTCTTGCTGGCCGCACCGGCTGTCATAGTGTTCCTGGCAACGAAGGACATGACGCTCGCCTCGAAATCGGCTGGAATGATCCTTGTTCTATTCTTTCTGCTGTTCGCCGGTCTGCCGGTGGTCTTCAGCCTGTTTGCCATCGGAATTTCCGCCATGCTGTTCTGGCTCCCGCCGATCAGCCTCAATTATATCGGCGAGCGGGCCTGGCAGGCGGTGAACACGTTTGAACTGGCGGCTATTCCCATGTTCGTCATGATGGGAAGTGTGCTGGTGCGCAGCAATGCCTCCGGCGAAATGTTCGCGGCAACCCGCCTGGGCATGGGCCGCGTTCGGGGCGGGCTCGCCTATGCCTCCATCCTCGCCTCGGGGATATTCGCGGCGGTTTCCGGGTCGAGCCTTGCCACGGCCGCCACGATGGGGCGCGTCGCCGGACCGGAAATGATGTCGGAAGGATACCGCCCGGAACTCGCCTATGGCGTTCTCGCCGCCGGGGGAACGCTCGGTATCCTGATCCCGCCAAGCATCGCCATGATCGTCTACGGTCCGCTGGCCGGCGTGCCGGTGACCGAACTGTTCATGGCAGGTATCGTTCCGGGTCTTCTGATGATCGCGGCCTTCGCCCTGGTCGTGCTGGTCTGGACCATGGTCGACGGCGCGGCCGCACCTGCGGGCCAAGGCTATACGCTCCGCCAGAAGCTTGCCGCCTTCAAAGGGGTCATGCCCTTCCTCGTCCTCATGATCCTGGTGCTCGGTTCCCTCTATGCCGGGGTCGCGACCCCGACGGAAGCCGGAGCGGTCGGTGTGCTGGGCGCCTTGGGCATCAGCCTCGCGCGCGGCACCCTGACCTGGCGCGCCTTTATCGGCTCTCTGGAGGAAGCCGCTCTGGCCACGTCCTTCCTGCTGATGATCGCCGTCGGATCGTCGGTGATGGGGTTCGCGGTCGACTTTCTGTCCATGCCTCAGGAACTGGTGAATGTCGTCAAGCAGATGAACCTGTCGGACATCGGCCTCTTCGCGGCAATTGTCGTCCTGTTCCTGGTCCTCGGCATGTTCGTCGAACCGATCAGCATGGTGCTGATGACTCTACCGATCCTGCTACCGGTGATCACGGCAGCGGGATGGGATCCGCTGTGGTTCGGGATCGTCCTGGTCATGCTTGTCGAGATCGGCCTGATTACGCCTCCCGTGGGCATGATCCTCTATGTCCTGGCCGGCGTTTCGGAGCAGAAGGTTTCGCTGGGCACAATTTCGATCGGAACCCTGCCGTTCGTCGGAGCGTTTCTGGCCATGGTCTTCCTGTTATTTGCCGTCCCGGAGTTCATCACCTTCCTGCCGGAGATGCTCAGATGA
- a CDS encoding 3-hydroxyacyl-CoA dehydrogenase NAD-binding domain-containing protein: protein MLFKNTAVLGAGTIGMSWAALFAATGRGVAVFDPSPDTETRVLSLIEHVAETLDALGFDHAGDTGKIRFTGDAADAVKGADFIQENVPERLDVKHRLFRQIEPELGDNAIIGSSTSGLRLSEMQDGFADPGRFILAHPFNPPHLIPLVELMGNERTANGVLDTAQDFYESMGKVCVRLRKEVPGHIANRLQAAIWREAIHLAVEGVASVEDIDKAVAFGPGLRWAAMGPNSLFHLGGGPGGIRAFCDHLGEPIQGWWEDLGKPQLTPDVIDTLEKGVDDMMQGASLQDLATRRDRLILNYLLARARSS from the coding sequence ATGCTGTTTAAAAACACCGCCGTTCTGGGAGCAGGCACGATCGGCATGAGCTGGGCCGCGCTCTTCGCTGCAACCGGCCGAGGAGTTGCCGTTTTCGATCCGTCTCCGGACACAGAGACCCGCGTCCTGTCGCTGATCGAACATGTTGCGGAAACGCTCGACGCCCTGGGTTTCGACCATGCCGGCGATACCGGCAAAATCCGCTTCACCGGCGATGCGGCGGATGCCGTCAAGGGCGCGGACTTTATTCAGGAGAACGTTCCCGAACGGCTGGACGTCAAACACCGGCTCTTTCGCCAGATCGAACCCGAACTGGGCGACAACGCCATCATTGGCAGCTCGACCTCTGGGCTGAGGCTATCCGAAATGCAGGATGGATTTGCCGACCCCGGCCGCTTCATTCTCGCCCACCCGTTCAACCCGCCCCATCTCATTCCCCTGGTGGAGCTGATGGGCAACGAGCGGACGGCCAACGGCGTTCTGGACACGGCCCAGGATTTCTATGAAAGCATGGGCAAGGTCTGTGTCCGCCTGCGTAAGGAGGTTCCCGGGCATATCGCCAACCGACTGCAGGCAGCAATCTGGCGCGAGGCGATCCATCTGGCCGTCGAGGGGGTTGCCAGTGTCGAGGACATCGACAAGGCCGTCGCTTTCGGACCCGGCCTTCGCTGGGCCGCCATGGGACCCAACAGCCTGTTCCATCTGGGAGGCGGTCCCGGCGGCATCCGGGCCTTCTGCGATCACCTGGGCGAACCAATTCAAGGCTGGTGGGAAGATCTCGGCAAGCCTCAACTTACCCCAGATGTCATCGACACCCTGGAGAAGGGGGTCGATGACATGATGCAGGGTGCTTCTCTTCAGGATCTCGCGACCAGACGAGATCGTCTGATCCTGAATTATCTTCTGGCGAGAGCCCGATCGTCGTGA